The genomic window CGCAGAAGTCGTGGGAGAATGTTTTGAAGGGGCTGAAGCTCCTGAGGGACGCTGCGATCCCGACAATTATCGGTTTTATAGTCACCACGGAAAACTACAACGACATCGAGGCCGCGATAAGGCTCTGCGGGGAGAACGGGGCAGATATAGCAATTCAGCCGCTGAAGCCGTTTATAAGGAAAGAAGAGGGAAGTCTCCAGCTTGATCCGGACAAGATCAATTCTTTTCAGCTGACGGGCCGGCATATGGAAGAATTGAAGGATCGCAGAAACGGTTTCTTTAAGCTCGCATCGGAGCTTGGAGTCACTATTCTGGGACTCGACGAGATGCTATCCCTCGATGTGAGCCGGGCGGGCTCCGACCCCGCGGATCATGTCAACGACCCCATGGGGACCTACTACGACGAAAATCCCTGCTATGCCGGGTGGTATTTCGCAAGGGTCCTGATGGACGGATCGGTGACTCCCTGCTGCCAGTGCAAGGACAAGATCACAATAGGCAACATCAATGACATCAGGTTCAAGGATCTCTGGTTCTCCGATGAGTATCGCAGGTTCCGCGACGAGGCCCTTGAGGTCCCACTTAGAGGCACCGACATCTGGGCACGCTGTCAATGCGGCTTTTGCGATATGGTGATGAAGAACAAGAAGGTTCACCGGATGCTAACAGGCAGGGGGCTTTTCCCTTCCCTGCTGCGTCTTGCGGGGCCGTTTTTCAGGCGTAGAAGGCAGTAAAAACGGTTCCCGTCGCCTGGCTGACAGGAACCGTTCTTTAATAGATCCGGCTGGACCTTTTGATTAGACACTATAGATCCGGCTGGACCCCTTGATTTTCGTGGGTTAGTCTGGGACTA from Candidatus Latescibacterota bacterium includes these protein-coding regions:
- a CDS encoding radical SAM protein, which codes for MKKIDRHLRMLAPIGRGSQPVRGPEELMVDFCNLCNLHCLICFNYSPLSPCPLAIDERRSYFPRDLFIELLDDCAKMGGTRINLAGGGEPLMHPQCAELLSEIRKRGIEVSITSNGTLLHRFPELIDVLDSAFLSIHAGSADAYRRMHPADPQKSWENVLKGLKLLRDAAIPTIIGFIVTTENYNDIEAAIRLCGENGADIAIQPLKPFIRKEEGSLQLDPDKINSFQLTGRHMEELKDRRNGFFKLASELGVTILGLDEMLSLDVSRAGSDPADHVNDPMGTYYDENPCYAGWYFARVLMDGSVTPCCQCKDKITIGNINDIRFKDLWFSDEYRRFRDEALEVPLRGTDIWARCQCGFCDMVMKNKKVHRMLTGRGLFPSLLRLAGPFFRRRRQ